From the genome of Chrysemys picta bellii isolate R12L10 unplaced genomic scaffold, ASM1138683v2 scaf3781, whole genome shotgun sequence:
AGCCCTCTTTCCCGGCTGCATTCTGCGCAGGGCCACGGTCTTCTGACTGTATCTTTCCCCTTCCAGACCACATATGGCCTGTGGGAGCTGATCGGGGCCTTGGGGCAAGCGGACACGCTGGAGGGACGCGAGGACGACCTGTTCGCCTCTTGCTTCCTCGCCATCGCCTGCCCCCCGGCACGGCACCTCTCGGGAGCCCAGCAGGACTTGCCCAGTGACACCAGTCCACGCAGGTAATGTGTGGGGCCAATGGATCCCAGCACCCACGCAGTGTCTGGGCTAGCCCCTAGGAGGGGGAAGCTTCCTTCTTGGACCTTCATTGTCCAGGGACCCCCGACACCTTCGGGGCACCGAGGGTTCAGATCAGCCAGGCTTCCCATGCTTAGGAGCGGGCAGAACTGCCCCCGGATACTCAGGGagccagagagctcctcagagtgggcagctcagcagggtgatgagggagctgagccgggggcggggggagggggagcagagctggggagcagggcagagctggctgctgtCTCTATTTACTGTCTCCTTTGAAGGCTTTGGGACAGGCCCGGCCTGTCACTGAGCCCTTCACCCCTTTTCTGcagtgggccctggggggcagggctcagggcagcagggcaTTCAGGGGGGCAATGCATGTCCTTTTCTCCCCAGGGTCAGTTtcctgggcggggcggggaggggcaattTTCACATCTTTGGAGGAGAGCGAAGGTCACATCTGCAgacactcccccctgcccccacagttgCGGGGGGAGAACCAAAGGCAGAAGTGGGGCAGCTTCTAGGCTCACCCTGATCCCTTCAGTGCTGCAGCAAAGGAGtcctgcccgcccccaccccgcccatagAGCAGGAATCCCCGCATCACCatctcctgcctccttctcttcccagcatgGCCGTGCAGGCCCTGGCGCGGGTGCTGCGCCTCAGGGGCAGTCAGCCAGCTGTGGAGCTAATGGACCAGGAGAGaggctggcagctgctggaggaggcccAGCCCGAGGGGTTCACTCTCCTTAGCAGGTGAGGACAGAGGCTGGAGGAGTCACGTTCTCGCTCTGGAGCccagtggggcagagatgggagggggtggccGGGACCGGGCCGGATTCCGGCATGTGCAGGGTTGTCATGCACACGTCAACACGAACTCTTGTTCTCTCCCAGGGCCATAGTGACCCACCCAAACCTGGCCCTGAAGAGCATCCCAAAgcttctccttcccagcctccaggCCAGCCAGGAGGGCGAACGCATGGCCTGCACCGCCCTGTTCGCAGAGGTGAGCCTGGAAGACCAGGGGGGAGGGTTAGCCAGGCCCAGAAGCTGATGGAACAGGGGGCCAATAGCTGGTCAGCCAATGAGAGATGGTCCCGGTGGTGTATTGCTTGAACAGCAGTCGGTACAGATCGATGTCACCTCCTGGCCCCTGATCATACTCCCTTCCCCTTGCTCCTCCTGGCCTCGCCCAGCCCTCTCTGACAGCTCCTTTCGGTCCCTTTAGTTCCTCGGCAGCCCCCTGCTGATGGAGAATGAGCCCAAGGCGATGCGGAAGCAGGTTGTGAAGGCCATGCTGCAGCGGACAGAGGACAGCAACATCCACGTTCGAGGCAGAGCGCTGCACGGCCTCAGGAACGCAGTGACCGAGTTCCCGGACAAGGTGGGTCTGGAATGGCAGGAGACTAGGCAGAGAGGGCTGGGTAGGAAGCGCctggttccccttctccccagcctgtgGCTCCTATGGAGCAGACTAGGCTGTAGGCTGACTTGCCCGGACTCTGCTTACACTCAGGCTGACAGAGCGTTGCTCACCGAGCGGCGTCCAACCCCTTCTCTGCAGGTCAGGAAAAAGCGAGACAAGATCCTGGAGAGTTTTGTCCGCGCCGTGTGCGAATGCTGCGACCCCCGCACCGTtctggaagccatggaagggcTCTGCTGGATGCTGCGGGACCCCAAGGCGCCTCTGAAGGCTCACGTCGCCGTCCCACTGGCCCTGCAGGCGAG
Proteins encoded in this window:
- the LOC135980509 gene encoding maestro heat-like repeat-containing protein family member 1 produces the protein PSKAIWRFLGADPMLTREVLHILLYDSPEKGRANPGQTQDRSCPQPARLPPATTYGLWELIGALGQADTLEGREDDLFASCFLAIACPPARHLSGAQQDLPSDTSPRSMAVQALARVLRLRGSQPAVELMDQERGWQLLEEAQPEGFTLLSRAIVTHPNLALKSIPKLLLPSLQASQEGERMACTALFAEFLGSPLLMENEPKAMRKQVVKAMLQRTEDSNIHVRGRALHGLRNAVTEFPDKVRKKRDKILESFVRAVCECCDPRTVLEAMEGLCWMLRDPKAPLKAHVAVPLALQARTFFEDETSGLRRASMELFGHLSKFVSKKSSLFGAEVEKSMGTLLIHLQDGDPQVAQACRVALLQCAPFLSYQPLRTLVRSQLAEGAAPAIPAFLSEACRILLQDCPGRLSKKDALRAAAAQQLI